One Paraburkholderia sp. HP33-1 genomic region harbors:
- a CDS encoding porin, translating into MNKQVFALAVSITASAVFVAPAAAQTSVMLYGVIDEGVNYTNNVGHGHVYELASGFAQGSRWGLKGAEDLGGGLKAVFQLENGFDLNSGRLGQGGRLFGRQAFVGLSSESYGTLTFGRQYDSVVDYLAQTTANGSWGGELFSHPYDNDNTDNTFRLNNTVKYTSPSISGFQFGGTYSFSNDTSFANNRAYSFGGQYTYGGLLVTAAYLQANNPGSSANGAVATNDAGFVAKRMRVFGGGINYTFGPATAGFVYSNSNYLEPTANGFLGIEPLVPLVPVTPPGVLLNSLKYQNFEINGKYQISPALFVGAQYVYTMQTYDASNGGVKPHIHTFGLMADYNLSKRTDVYLQGAYQQVTGDSTLSVFDFAFIPGTQSPSSTSKQVVVRAAIRHKF; encoded by the coding sequence ATGAACAAGCAAGTGTTCGCGCTGGCTGTCTCCATTACTGCGTCCGCCGTTTTTGTCGCGCCCGCCGCCGCGCAGACTAGCGTCATGCTGTATGGCGTGATCGACGAAGGCGTCAACTACACGAACAATGTCGGCCACGGCCATGTTTATGAACTGGCGAGCGGTTTTGCCCAAGGCAGCCGCTGGGGTCTGAAGGGCGCCGAGGATCTGGGCGGCGGTCTCAAGGCGGTCTTCCAGCTCGAGAACGGTTTCGATCTGAATTCCGGGCGGCTCGGGCAGGGCGGGCGATTGTTCGGCCGGCAGGCTTTCGTCGGACTCAGCTCGGAATCCTACGGCACGCTGACCTTCGGTCGGCAATACGATTCGGTCGTCGATTATCTGGCGCAGACAACGGCCAACGGCAGTTGGGGCGGCGAGCTGTTCTCGCATCCGTACGATAACGACAACACCGACAACACGTTCCGCCTCAACAACACGGTCAAGTACACGAGCCCGTCGATTTCGGGCTTCCAGTTCGGCGGCACCTACAGCTTCAGCAACGACACGAGCTTCGCCAACAATCGGGCGTACAGCTTTGGTGGCCAGTACACGTACGGCGGGCTGCTGGTCACCGCGGCTTACCTGCAGGCCAACAATCCGGGCAGCAGCGCGAACGGCGCGGTCGCCACGAACGACGCCGGCTTCGTCGCGAAGCGCATGCGCGTGTTCGGCGGCGGCATCAACTATACGTTCGGACCGGCGACGGCGGGCTTCGTCTATAGCAACTCGAACTATCTGGAGCCGACCGCGAACGGCTTTCTCGGCATCGAGCCACTGGTGCCGCTCGTGCCCGTCACGCCGCCGGGCGTGCTGCTGAACTCGCTGAAGTACCAGAACTTCGAGATCAACGGCAAGTATCAGATTTCGCCGGCTCTGTTCGTCGGCGCGCAGTACGTGTACACGATGCAAACCTACGACGCGTCGAACGGCGGCGTGAAACCGCACATCCATACGTTCGGGCTGATGGCGGACTACAACCTGTCCAAGCGCACCGACGTCTATCTGCAGGGCGCATATCAGCAGGTCACCGGCGATTCCACGCTGTCGGTCTTCGATTTCGCATTCATCCCCGGCACGCAGTCGCCGTCGTCGACGTCGAAGCAGGTCGTCGTGCGGGCGGCGATACGGCATAAGTTCTAG
- a CDS encoding OpgC domain-containing protein: MSKSSSRLIELDFFRGLVLLIIVVDHIGGSILSRVTLHAYALCDAAEVFVFLGGFATATAYATLAERRNETIARGRFLRRSFEIYRAFLVTAGLMLLVSAVLTEFSIDGPNLATTDLDDLLDTPLAALRDILLLRRQPYLASVLPMYAFFALLVPTILPLARSKPWLLLVGSVALWAGAPAISKYLPAAPDMHWDFNPFAWQLMFVLGVLARCQPVYQRISAHRCGWLVSVLAFAVVAGAAYCKLFLLHAPLAASLKENLSYLRAGNFLAIAWLVANLVELGWARKVARRLPWIGVIGRQGLLCFIAGAVISLVVDSVLYDATDGYLDYPLGLLADAVAVGALFTVALGAEPLKRFVGRIVTGLLETSP, encoded by the coding sequence ATGTCCAAGTCATCCTCCCGTCTGATCGAACTCGACTTTTTCCGCGGACTGGTTCTGCTGATCATCGTCGTCGATCACATCGGCGGCAGCATTCTGTCGCGCGTGACGCTGCATGCGTACGCGCTCTGCGATGCCGCCGAAGTGTTCGTGTTCCTCGGCGGCTTCGCGACCGCCACCGCCTATGCGACGCTCGCCGAGCGGCGCAACGAGACGATTGCGCGCGGCCGCTTCCTGCGCCGCTCGTTCGAGATCTATCGCGCGTTTCTCGTCACCGCCGGGCTCATGCTGCTGGTCAGCGCGGTGCTCACTGAGTTCAGCATCGACGGGCCCAATCTCGCCACGACCGATCTCGACGACCTGCTCGACACGCCGCTTGCCGCGCTGCGCGACATCCTGCTGCTGCGCCGCCAGCCGTATCTCGCGTCGGTGCTGCCGATGTACGCGTTCTTCGCGCTGCTGGTCCCAACGATCCTGCCGCTCGCGCGCAGCAAGCCGTGGCTGCTGCTCGTCGGCAGCGTCGCGCTGTGGGCCGGCGCGCCGGCGATCAGCAAGTACCTGCCCGCCGCGCCCGACATGCACTGGGACTTCAACCCGTTCGCGTGGCAGTTGATGTTCGTGCTCGGTGTGCTCGCGCGCTGCCAGCCGGTGTATCAACGGATCAGCGCGCATCGGTGCGGCTGGCTCGTCAGCGTGCTGGCGTTCGCGGTGGTCGCGGGCGCCGCCTACTGCAAGCTCTTTCTGCTGCACGCGCCGCTTGCCGCCAGCCTCAAGGAGAACCTGTCATACCTGCGCGCGGGCAACTTCCTCGCGATCGCGTGGCTCGTCGCGAATCTGGTCGAGCTCGGCTGGGCCAGAAAGGTTGCGCGCCGGCTGCCGTGGATCGGCGTGATCGGCCGGCAGGGTTTGTTGTGCTTCATCGCCGGCGCGGTGATCTCGCTGGTCGTCGACTCGGTGCTCTACGATGCGACCGATGGTTACCTGGACTATCCGCTCGGATTGCTCGCAGATGCGGTCGCGGTCGGCGCGCTGTTCACGGTCGCGTTGGGCGCGGAGCCGCTGAAGCGGTTCGTCGGGCGCATCGTGACGGGGCTACTCGAGACTTCGCCGTGA
- a CDS encoding alpha/beta hydrolase: protein MRRFLSFALALLVFAVGAPAFASTVASRSFHSDALGRDWNYTIYLPGGYRADGPRLPVLYLLHGNNGDANDWLTQGHLQSAADTLIERKEIPPVVIVMPQGGTDWYVDRKEKMETAFFDDLLPEIETHYAVATQRGGRMIGGVSMGGFGALRYALTQPELFCGALLLSPAIYVNEPPRASAARRVGVFGEHQFDPRVWHELNYPAQWDRYMSRPYRLPMFIASGDDDLDIQADASLLYTHLRLAGNPATLRIIDGGHTWDVWSALLPAALKYTLGCVKPPAQEHPSYQRP, encoded by the coding sequence ATGCGTCGATTCCTCTCCTTCGCCCTCGCACTGCTCGTCTTCGCCGTCGGCGCGCCCGCGTTCGCGAGCACGGTCGCGAGCCGCAGCTTTCATTCCGATGCGCTCGGCCGCGACTGGAACTACACGATCTATCTGCCGGGCGGCTATCGTGCGGACGGTCCGCGCCTGCCGGTGCTCTACCTGTTGCACGGCAATAACGGCGACGCCAATGACTGGCTCACGCAAGGTCATCTGCAAAGCGCCGCGGACACGCTGATCGAGCGCAAGGAGATCCCGCCCGTCGTGATCGTGATGCCGCAGGGCGGCACGGACTGGTACGTCGATCGTAAGGAGAAGATGGAGACCGCGTTCTTCGATGATCTGCTGCCCGAGATCGAAACGCACTACGCGGTTGCGACCCAGCGCGGCGGCCGGATGATCGGCGGCGTGTCGATGGGCGGCTTCGGCGCGCTGCGCTATGCGCTGACACAGCCCGAATTGTTTTGCGGCGCGCTGCTGCTGAGTCCCGCGATCTATGTGAACGAGCCGCCGCGCGCGTCGGCGGCGCGGCGGGTCGGCGTGTTCGGCGAGCACCAGTTCGACCCGCGCGTGTGGCACGAGCTCAACTATCCGGCGCAGTGGGACCGCTACATGAGCCGGCCGTATCGCCTGCCGATGTTCATCGCGTCCGGCGACGACGACCTCGACATCCAGGCCGACGCGTCGCTGCTGTACACGCATCTGCGCCTCGCGGGCAATCCGGCGACGCTGCGGATCATCGACGGCGGCCACACGTGGGACGTGTGGAGCGCGCTGCTGCCCGCCGCGCTCAAATACACGCTTGGCTGCGTGAAGCCGCCGGCGCAGGAGCATCCGTCTTATCAGCGGCCTTGA
- a CDS encoding AI-2E family transporter: MIPSPPAVPPNSPESSSVTAERLKKQKTASVVLYIGLVLLALWVVRDFIVVMAWTGVVAIALWPLLHKVAGWRWFKGRTTLLATVFTLVIALLVLLPVGLGLVQALREAHDLNEWLRDAQENGIALPDFINRLPFGVQQITTWWQANLAQPLRDSAAMKGLHSETVMTLGRNVGARVAHAAMVFAFMLVTLFVIFQAGPRLSGSLLKAARRGFGDSGADLVEHMATAVRGTVSGLIVVGAGEGALLGVAYFATGVPHAALLGFVTAIAAMLPFCAPIAFGLAALWLLVQGSVAPAVGLVVFGAIVAFVAEHFVRPVLIGNSTRLPFLLVLFGILGGAETFGLLGIFIGPALMTVLMVLWTDLVQ; this comes from the coding sequence ATGATTCCAAGCCCTCCCGCAGTCCCTCCCAATTCTCCCGAATCGTCGTCCGTCACCGCCGAGCGCCTGAAAAAGCAGAAGACCGCATCGGTCGTGCTCTATATCGGGCTCGTGCTGCTCGCATTGTGGGTGGTGCGCGATTTCATCGTGGTGATGGCGTGGACGGGGGTCGTCGCGATTGCGCTGTGGCCGCTGCTGCACAAGGTGGCGGGTTGGCGCTGGTTCAAGGGGCGCACAACCTTGCTCGCGACGGTCTTCACGCTGGTCATCGCGCTGCTCGTCCTGCTACCGGTCGGACTCGGCCTCGTCCAGGCGCTGCGAGAGGCGCATGACCTGAATGAGTGGTTACGCGACGCGCAGGAGAACGGCATCGCGCTGCCGGACTTCATCAACCGTCTGCCGTTCGGCGTGCAGCAGATCACGACGTGGTGGCAGGCCAATCTCGCGCAGCCGCTGCGCGACTCCGCCGCGATGAAAGGCTTGCACAGCGAGACGGTGATGACGCTCGGCCGAAACGTCGGCGCGCGCGTCGCGCATGCGGCGATGGTGTTCGCGTTCATGCTGGTCACGCTGTTCGTGATTTTTCAGGCGGGGCCGCGTCTGTCCGGCTCGCTGCTGAAGGCCGCGCGACGCGGTTTCGGCGATAGCGGCGCGGACCTCGTCGAGCATATGGCGACCGCGGTGCGCGGAACCGTGTCGGGCTTGATCGTGGTCGGCGCCGGCGAGGGCGCGCTGCTCGGCGTCGCCTATTTTGCGACTGGCGTGCCGCACGCGGCACTGCTCGGCTTCGTCACGGCGATCGCCGCGATGCTGCCGTTCTGCGCACCGATCGCGTTCGGTCTCGCGGCGCTGTGGCTGCTCGTGCAGGGCTCGGTGGCCCCGGCGGTCGGGCTCGTGGTGTTCGGCGCGATTGTCGCGTTCGTGGCCGAGCACTTCGTGCGGCCGGTGCTGATCGGAAACTCGACGCGTCTGCCGTTCCTGCTCGTGCTGTTCGGCATTCTCGGCGGCGCGGAAACGTTCGGGCTGCTCGGGATTTTCATCGGCCCGGCGTTGATGACGGTGCTGATGGTGCTGTGGACCGATCTCGTGCAGTAG
- a CDS encoding DUF3331 domain-containing protein, whose protein sequence is MTLESIPLDGTNGVRIEILESSDTTLVIRWVEPGRCHYGEQRWRRRSAHSSGTCAVSRRKIRRGDPVFKPAERPAPSNASAMICAEILEPLLEAA, encoded by the coding sequence ATGACCCTGGAGTCCATCCCCCTCGACGGTACCAATGGCGTACGCATCGAAATTCTCGAGAGCTCCGACACGACGCTGGTAATCCGCTGGGTCGAGCCGGGACGCTGCCACTACGGTGAGCAGCGCTGGCGCCGCCGCTCGGCGCATTCGTCCGGCACCTGCGCCGTGTCGCGCCGCAAGATCCGTCGCGGCGACCCGGTGTTCAAGCCGGCCGAGCGCCCGGCACCGTCGAATGCCTCCGCGATGATCTGCGCGGAAATCCTCGAACCACTGCTGGAAGCGGCCTGA
- a CDS encoding adenosylcobalamin-dependent ribonucleoside-diphosphate reductase, with amino-acid sequence MAEDTPQTRAATAASTPPASSAPPVPLIPPQQFSLDVLLEKYAKGDEQSADDVYRRVARGVAEAEPPELRASVEALFVDNLQHGALGAGRIMSAAGSGIAATLINCFVQPVGDSIQGVDDQGLPGIYVALLQAAETMRRGGGVGYNFSAIRPKGARVHTTSSAASGPCSYMDVFDASCRTVESAGSRRGAQMAVLDCNHPDLLEFIEAKHSKGRWNNFNVSVGVTDEFMRAVENDEPWQLVHRAEPSPALRAAGDVREREDGLWVYSEQPARAIWDRIMRSTYDVAEPGIVFISRMNEDNNLRAVETIRATNPCGEQPLPAYGCCNLGPLNLTRFVVDPFAQLQGRQPSFDWDGLAQRTRTQVRFLDDVLDVTLWPLPQQYDESRAKRRIGVGFTGLGDTLVMLGLRYNSQEGRDFAVRIARLMRDEAYRASVELAKERGAFALFDAARYLEAGTFASRLPDDIQQAIRRDGIRNSHLLSVAPTGTVSLAFADNASNGIEPAFSWTYTRMKVMADGGRESFDVEDYAYRLYRELGGDVTRLPDYFVSALEMSARDHLDMMAAVQPYVDTSISKTVNVPADYPFDAFESLYFDAWKSGLKGLATYRPNDTLGAVLSVTPAQTDDMLAEVDQDPLRIAIDHRPKGELPAIIEKVEYLTQAGKKSLYVAASFIEVTGRIGGEDVTIERPIEFFIPAGQRDESQQWITATMRSLSLAARGGFVARNLQDMRKVSWDRGQVRLGDVQRLDGHRAPRWHDSEVAALAFAIQQILYRRGFLDAEGNQVPSRMLAHLPRGQMKTDAALSADFGIRPDPADSTDTLLQPNGTRGLHTMLGRKCGSCGANAVIRKDGCDFCTACGEVGACG; translated from the coding sequence ATGGCAGAAGACACGCCGCAAACCCGCGCAGCCACCGCCGCTTCCACGCCTCCCGCTTCCTCCGCTCCTCCCGTTCCGCTGATTCCGCCGCAGCAGTTCTCGCTCGACGTGCTGCTCGAAAAGTACGCGAAAGGCGACGAGCAATCTGCCGACGACGTGTACCGCCGCGTCGCGCGCGGTGTCGCCGAGGCCGAGCCGCCCGAATTGCGCGCATCGGTCGAAGCGCTGTTCGTCGACAACCTGCAGCATGGCGCGCTCGGCGCGGGCCGCATCATGAGTGCGGCGGGCAGCGGTATCGCCGCGACGCTGATCAACTGCTTCGTGCAGCCGGTCGGCGATTCGATCCAGGGCGTCGACGATCAAGGCTTGCCGGGCATCTACGTGGCCCTGCTGCAGGCGGCCGAAACGATGCGCCGCGGCGGCGGCGTCGGCTACAACTTCTCCGCGATCCGGCCCAAAGGCGCGCGGGTTCACACGACCAGTTCGGCCGCCTCAGGTCCGTGCAGCTACATGGACGTGTTCGACGCGTCGTGCCGCACCGTCGAAAGCGCGGGCTCGCGACGCGGCGCGCAGATGGCGGTGCTCGACTGCAACCACCCCGACCTGCTCGAATTCATCGAGGCCAAGCATTCGAAGGGACGCTGGAACAACTTCAACGTGTCGGTCGGCGTCACCGACGAATTCATGCGCGCGGTCGAAAACGACGAACCGTGGCAGCTGGTCCACCGCGCCGAGCCGTCGCCGGCGCTGCGCGCGGCCGGCGACGTGCGGGAGCGCGAGGACGGTCTGTGGGTCTACAGCGAGCAGCCGGCGCGCGCGATCTGGGACCGCATCATGCGCTCGACGTACGACGTCGCCGAGCCCGGCATCGTGTTCATCTCACGGATGAACGAGGACAACAATCTGCGCGCCGTCGAAACGATCCGCGCGACCAATCCGTGCGGCGAGCAGCCGCTGCCCGCGTACGGCTGCTGCAACCTCGGGCCGCTCAATCTGACGCGCTTCGTCGTCGATCCGTTCGCGCAGTTGCAGGGCCGCCAGCCGTCGTTCGACTGGGACGGCCTCGCGCAACGCACCCGCACGCAGGTGCGTTTTCTCGACGACGTGCTCGACGTCACGCTGTGGCCGCTGCCGCAGCAGTACGACGAATCGCGCGCGAAGCGGCGCATCGGTGTCGGCTTCACCGGCCTCGGCGATACGCTCGTGATGCTCGGTCTGCGCTACAACTCGCAGGAAGGCCGCGATTTCGCGGTGCGTATCGCGCGGCTGATGCGCGACGAGGCGTACCGCGCGTCGGTCGAGCTCGCGAAGGAGCGCGGCGCGTTTGCGCTGTTCGACGCCGCGCGCTATCTGGAAGCCGGTACGTTCGCCTCGCGCCTGCCCGACGATATCCAGCAGGCGATCCGCCGCGACGGCATCCGCAACAGCCATCTGTTGTCGGTCGCGCCGACCGGCACTGTGAGCCTCGCGTTCGCGGACAACGCGTCGAACGGCATCGAGCCGGCGTTCTCGTGGACCTACACGCGCATGAAGGTGATGGCCGACGGCGGCCGCGAATCGTTCGACGTCGAGGACTACGCGTACCGGCTCTATCGCGAACTCGGCGGCGACGTGACACGGCTGCCCGACTATTTCGTCAGCGCGTTGGAGATGTCGGCGCGCGACCATCTCGACATGATGGCGGCCGTGCAGCCGTACGTTGATACGTCGATCTCGAAGACCGTCAACGTGCCCGCCGACTATCCGTTCGATGCGTTCGAAAGTCTCTACTTCGACGCATGGAAAAGCGGCCTGAAGGGCCTGGCCACCTATCGCCCGAACGACACGCTCGGCGCGGTGCTGAGCGTGACGCCCGCGCAGACTGACGACATGCTCGCCGAGGTGGATCAGGATCCGCTGCGTATCGCGATCGATCATCGGCCCAAAGGCGAGTTGCCGGCGATCATCGAGAAGGTCGAATATCTGACCCAGGCGGGCAAGAAATCGCTGTATGTCGCGGCGTCGTTCATCGAGGTGACGGGTCGGATCGGCGGCGAGGACGTGACGATCGAGAGGCCGATCGAGTTCTTCATTCCGGCCGGTCAACGCGACGAGTCACAGCAGTGGATCACCGCGACGATGCGTTCACTGTCGCTGGCCGCACGCGGCGGGTTTGTCGCGCGCAATCTGCAGGACATGCGCAAGGTATCGTGGGATCGCGGTCAGGTCCGGCTTGGCGACGTGCAGCGTCTCGACGGTCATCGTGCGCCGCGCTGGCACGACTCGGAAGTGGCCGCGCTTGCGTTCGCGATCCAGCAGATTCTGTATCGACGCGGCTTTCTCGACGCCGAGGGCAATCAGGTGCCGTCGCGGATGCTCGCGCATCTGCCGCGCGGGCAAATGAAAACCGACGCCGCGCTGTCCGCCGATTTCGGCATTCGTCCGGATCCCGCGGATAGCACGGACACGTTGCTGCAGCCAAACGGCACGCGGGGACTGCACACGATGCTCGGACGCAAATGCGGTTCGTGTGGCGCGAACGCGGTGATTCGCAAGGATGGGTGCGATTTTTGTACCGCATGTGGGGAGGTAGGGGCCTGCGGGTAG
- a CDS encoding dimethyl sulfoxide reductase anchor subunit family protein — protein MNPAFSVVFLTTLSGAAQGLLIALVGIESAAWLGVVAQPAAASAFYVSGAVLAVLLGGLGLIASFFHLGHPERAWRAIAMWRTSWLSRECLCLPAFLACAFLYGVAHWLGSPWSLALGWLGVLASAALFVCTAMIYACLRFLQEWATPLTLVNFVLLGCASGLTLATALSAWFAPTLTVGLAICACVLTLAGCTSRSASLLRNARLRPKSTVQSATGIRNPKLVQVSRGFTAGAFNLREFFHGKSARTLRGVKWGFLAGAFVVPIGLIALGAGLHSIGASFGLLAAACLVQYAGLVAERWFFFAEAKHPQNLYYAKVG, from the coding sequence ATGAATCCGGCTTTTTCCGTCGTATTTCTGACGACGCTGAGCGGCGCGGCGCAGGGGCTGTTGATCGCGCTCGTCGGCATTGAGAGTGCAGCGTGGTTGGGCGTTGTTGCGCAACCCGCCGCGGCTAGTGCGTTTTACGTGAGCGGCGCGGTGCTCGCGGTGCTGCTGGGCGGACTCGGTCTGATAGCGTCGTTCTTCCATCTCGGCCATCCGGAACGTGCGTGGCGCGCGATTGCGATGTGGCGCACTTCGTGGCTGTCGCGCGAATGCCTGTGCCTGCCGGCGTTTCTGGCGTGCGCGTTCCTGTATGGTGTCGCGCACTGGCTCGGCTCGCCGTGGTCTCTGGCGCTCGGCTGGCTCGGCGTGCTCGCGAGCGCCGCGCTGTTCGTCTGCACCGCGATGATCTATGCGTGCCTGCGCTTTCTGCAGGAGTGGGCGACACCACTGACGCTGGTGAACTTCGTGTTGCTCGGCTGCGCGTCGGGCTTGACGCTCGCGACCGCATTGAGCGCATGGTTTGCCCCCACGCTGACGGTGGGGCTGGCGATCTGCGCATGCGTGCTGACGCTCGCCGGCTGCACGAGCCGCTCGGCGTCGCTGCTGCGCAATGCGCGCTTGCGGCCGAAGTCAACGGTGCAGAGCGCGACGGGCATTCGCAATCCGAAGCTCGTGCAGGTGTCGCGAGGCTTCACCGCCGGCGCATTCAATCTGCGCGAGTTCTTTCACGGCAAATCGGCGCGGACGTTGCGTGGCGTTAAATGGGGTTTTCTTGCGGGCGCGTTTGTCGTTCCGATTGGGTTGATCGCGCTCGGCGCCGGGCTGCATTCGATCGGCGCGTCGTTCGGCTTGCTGGCTGCGGCGTGTCTCGTGCAGTATGCGGGGCTCGTGGCGGAGCGCTGGTTTTTCTTCGCTGAGGCGAAGCATCCGCAGAATCTTTATTACGCGAAGGTGGGGTGA
- a CDS encoding 4Fe-4S dicluster domain-containing protein, whose product MTQMALVIDLNVCVGCQACVTSCKEWNTSGESGSLADFNPYDADPSGTFFNRVQSFEAGSFPDTEMIHFPKSCLHCEDPPCVPVCPTGASYKRKEDGLVLVDFDRCIGCKYCAWACPYGARELDEARKEMTKCTLCVDRIHDEHLSERDRKPACVLACPTSARLFGDIHDPQSVVSQAIRERGGYQLMPEWGTRPANHYLPRVPTTAAGCGSDACSCKSAGSAADEASQAAGSSDSQLAAQLERGELHLASIATRI is encoded by the coding sequence ATGACCCAGATGGCACTGGTGATCGATCTGAACGTCTGCGTGGGATGTCAGGCGTGCGTGACGAGCTGCAAGGAGTGGAACACGTCGGGCGAATCGGGGAGCCTCGCCGATTTCAATCCGTACGACGCGGACCCGTCCGGCACGTTTTTCAATCGCGTGCAGAGTTTCGAAGCGGGCAGCTTCCCCGACACGGAGATGATCCATTTTCCGAAGTCGTGCCTGCATTGCGAAGACCCGCCGTGCGTGCCGGTGTGTCCGACCGGCGCGAGCTACAAGCGCAAGGAAGACGGCCTCGTGCTGGTCGATTTCGATCGCTGCATCGGCTGCAAGTATTGCGCATGGGCGTGCCCGTACGGCGCGCGTGAGCTCGACGAAGCGCGCAAGGAGATGACCAAGTGCACGCTGTGCGTCGATCGTATCCATGACGAGCATCTGTCCGAGCGCGATCGCAAGCCGGCCTGCGTCCTCGCGTGCCCGACATCCGCGCGACTGTTCGGCGATATACACGATCCGCAGTCGGTGGTGTCGCAAGCGATTCGCGAGCGCGGCGGCTATCAGTTGATGCCCGAGTGGGGCACGCGTCCCGCGAATCACTATTTGCCGCGCGTGCCCACCACGGCCGCCGGTTGCGGCAGCGACGCGTGTTCGTGCAAATCGGCCGGATCGGCGGCCGATGAGGCGAGCCAGGCAGCGGGCTCGTCCGACTCGCAACTGGCGGCGCAGCTCGAACGCGGCGAACTGCATCTCGCGTCGATCGCGACGCGCATTTGA